One Proteinivorax tanatarense DNA segment encodes these proteins:
- a CDS encoding recombinase family protein — MKFGYARVSTQKQNLQMQIDALEKHGVDEIISDKISGSKVERKGLNNLLNKLRKGDTLVVWKLDRLGRTMFQLVNLLNGFKDKGINFISIQDGINTSTTMGKFMFHVMGAMAEMEREVINDRVKSGLESAKARGRQGGRKKAHSKEKIDTMVKMVSDGYSKKEICESMGVSRTTLYRYIKEAEYFTQIKTKY, encoded by the coding sequence ATGAAGTTTGGTTACGCACGAGTGTCGACTCAAAAGCAAAACCTTCAAATGCAAATCGACGCTTTGGAAAAGCATGGAGTAGATGAAATCATTTCCGACAAAATAAGTGGCTCGAAAGTTGAGAGAAAAGGATTGAACAATTTATTAAATAAACTAAGAAAAGGAGACACCCTTGTCGTTTGGAAGCTGGACAGACTTGGGAGAACAATGTTTCAGTTAGTTAACTTGTTAAATGGGTTTAAGGATAAAGGTATAAACTTCATTTCAATACAAGATGGAATTAACACAAGCACAACCATGGGTAAATTTATGTTTCACGTAATGGGAGCCATGGCTGAAATGGAAAGAGAAGTAATAAATGATAGGGTGAAAAGTGGCCTAGAAAGTGCTAAGGCTAGAGGGCGGCAAGGTGGGAGAAAAAAAGCCCACAGTAAGGAAAAGATTGATACTATGGTAAAAATGGTTTCAGATGGTTATAGCAAGAAAGAGATTTGCGAGAGTATGGGGGTAAGCAGGACAACTTTATATAGGTATATAAAGGAAGCTGAGTATTTTACACAAATTAAGACTAAATATTAA
- a CDS encoding winged helix-turn-helix transcriptional regulator, with translation MRNEKKLKYSCAIQYTLDLIGGKWKLIILWHLTHKEIMRYGEIKRSLTGITHKMLSQQLKDLEADGFIHRKEYPQIPPKVEYSLTDLGKSLLPVLQSMSNWGNEHMQ, from the coding sequence ATGAGAAACGAAAAAAAGTTAAAATATAGTTGTGCTATACAATATACATTAGATTTAATAGGGGGAAAATGGAAACTTATTATATTATGGCATCTTACTCATAAAGAAATAATGAGATATGGTGAAATAAAAAGAAGTCTTACAGGCATTACTCATAAAATGTTAAGTCAACAATTGAAAGATTTGGAGGCTGATGGGTTCATACACCGTAAGGAATACCCTCAAATCCCTCCAAAGGTCGAGTATTCTTTAACAGACTTAGGTAAGTCTCTCTTACCTGTTTTACAGAGTATGAGTAACTGGGGTAATGAGCATATGCAATAA
- a CDS encoding nitroreductase family protein, whose protein sequence is MSKDFYTAVKERRSIYGISKETTISDVRIQEVVKDAVKHTPSAFNSQSARVVVLFGENHDKLWDITKESLRKIVPEKRFSATEEKINSFQNGYGTILFFEDMSVIDSLQKQFATYKDNFPIWSQQSSGMLQYVVWTSLEVEGLGASLQHYNELIEDEVKQQWNIPKNWKIIAQMPFGKPIAPAGDKDFMPLEERVKIF, encoded by the coding sequence ATGTCAAAAGATTTTTATACTGCTGTCAAAGAAAGAAGATCTATATATGGAATTAGCAAGGAAACAACTATTTCAGATGTAAGAATTCAAGAAGTCGTAAAAGATGCTGTAAAACATACGCCTTCTGCTTTTAACTCTCAAAGTGCAAGAGTTGTTGTCCTATTCGGAGAGAATCATGATAAGTTATGGGATATAACAAAGGAGTCCTTAAGAAAAATTGTTCCAGAAAAACGATTTTCTGCAACTGAAGAAAAAATTAATTCTTTTCAAAACGGATATGGAACTATCTTGTTCTTTGAAGATATGAGTGTAATTGATTCATTGCAAAAACAATTTGCTACTTACAAGGATAATTTTCCAATTTGGTCACAACAATCAAGTGGGATGCTTCAATATGTAGTTTGGACTTCTCTAGAAGTAGAAGGTCTTGGTGCATCTCTACAACATTACAATGAGCTTATCGAAGATGAAGTAAAACAGCAGTGGAATATACCGAAAAATTGGAAAATAATTGCACAGATGCCCTTTGGAAAACCAATTGCTCCCGCTGGGGATAAGGATTTTATGCCATTAGAGGAAAGAGTAAAGATATTTTAA
- a CDS encoding M23 family metallopeptidase: MKNYETVRVHPIFKRAMSYAEHFAGNLKNLGDSLGRDCFVEALDISATSRKGFSKRYKNDGMKNEDWFTFGAEVLAPVSGKVTSVYVNPITNTPGSYEQSKPSSITICREDGKNILLAHIQDPLLKEGEKVKEGQVIAYGGNNGPSRLPHVHIGAWKGEDCFQIEFDLYKMGELVKEVGEVFYVTGFTEQEYKEFMMKASNKDNVKEKS; the protein is encoded by the coding sequence GTGAAAAATTATGAAACAGTAAGAGTGCATCCTATATTTAAGCGAGCTATGTCTTATGCAGAACACTTTGCAGGGAACCTTAAAAACCTTGGAGATTCACTAGGGAGGGATTGCTTTGTTGAGGCCTTAGATATTTCTGCCACTAGCAGAAAAGGATTTTCAAAGCGGTATAAAAATGATGGTATGAAAAATGAGGATTGGTTTACATTTGGCGCAGAGGTCTTAGCGCCGGTTAGTGGTAAGGTCACCAGTGTGTATGTCAATCCTATAACTAATACTCCAGGTTCATATGAGCAATCCAAGCCATCAAGTATTACTATATGTAGAGAAGATGGGAAAAACATTCTATTGGCGCATATCCAAGACCCATTACTAAAAGAAGGTGAAAAAGTAAAAGAAGGCCAGGTTATAGCATACGGCGGCAACAACGGCCCGTCACGATTGCCTCATGTGCATATTGGGGCCTGGAAAGGTGAAGATTGCTTTCAGATAGAGTTTGATTTGTATAAAATGGGAGAACTGGTAAAAGAAGTAGGAGAAGTCTTTTATGTAACTGGATTCACTGAACAAGAATATAAAGAGTTTATGATGAAGGCTTCTAATAAGGACAATGTAAAAGAGAAGAGTTAA
- a CDS encoding AIR synthase family protein — translation MKIGKIPSDALKRIIYSNISNNRPEVMVRPNIGEDCSVIDFDKYGAVISTDPITGTTNDIGSLAVHINCNDIASNGVEPLGIMLTILAPPETTEEDLAKVMADANKAAASINVEILGGHTEITTAVNQMVISGTAIGRQLKDKVILSKGAQVGDAVIMTKHAGLEGASIISNDLEDKLKSTLTQDEIKNAQSFAKDISVVKEGVIAGNIGTSSMHDVTEGGVLGALWELAEASQLGIKVFSEQIPLKKETKTICEFFSINPFKLISSGVMIMTISEDKVKLLLDSLKNEKIDATVIGKITEKDRVVVKDNEALRLDPPDADELYKVIG, via the coding sequence ATGAAGATAGGGAAAATACCAAGTGATGCATTAAAAAGGATTATTTATTCAAATATATCCAATAACAGGCCAGAAGTAATGGTTAGACCTAATATTGGTGAGGATTGTTCTGTTATTGACTTTGATAAATACGGAGCTGTAATAAGCACAGATCCAATCACAGGAACAACAAATGATATAGGAAGTTTAGCAGTCCATATAAACTGCAACGACATTGCATCAAATGGAGTAGAACCTTTGGGAATAATGTTAACTATATTAGCACCACCTGAAACAACTGAGGAAGATTTAGCAAAGGTGATGGCTGATGCTAACAAAGCTGCGGCGTCTATCAATGTTGAAATATTAGGTGGTCACACAGAGATAACAACTGCTGTAAATCAAATGGTAATTAGCGGAACAGCAATTGGGCGGCAATTAAAAGATAAGGTAATCTTAAGTAAAGGCGCCCAGGTAGGGGACGCCGTAATTATGACAAAACATGCTGGTCTTGAAGGAGCATCTATTATTTCTAATGATCTAGAAGATAAATTAAAGTCTACTTTAACACAAGATGAAATTAAAAATGCCCAGTCTTTTGCAAAAGATATCAGTGTTGTTAAAGAAGGTGTCATTGCAGGTAATATTGGGACAAGTAGTATGCATGATGTCACTGAAGGTGGAGTTTTAGGAGCCCTCTGGGAGTTAGCAGAAGCTTCTCAGTTGGGCATTAAAGTTTTTTCAGAACAAATTCCCTTAAAAAAGGAAACTAAAACAATTTGCGAGTTTTTCTCAATTAATCCTTTTAAGCTAATTTCTAGTGGAGTAATGATAATGACTATTTCAGAAGACAAAGTAAAGCTATTATTAGACTCCTTAAAAAATGAGAAAATAGATGCAACGGTGATAGGTAAAATTACAGAAAAGGATAGAGTTGTAGTAAAGGATAATGAAGCTTTAAGGCTAGATCCCCCTGACGCAGATGAGTTATATAAGGTAATTGGTTAA
- a CDS encoding DUF429 domain-containing protein, with amino-acid sequence MKIIGIDCATKSQKTGLALGHYENGTLTLKDATLGFTKTPIAQTIYKWINPDDKVLLAVDAPLGWPQNLGSTLTEHIAGEPLESDSNNLFRRETDKFIKRNVNKQPLDVGADRIARTAHSALAIMMS; translated from the coding sequence ATGAAAATAATAGGAATAGATTGTGCGACAAAATCCCAAAAAACAGGATTGGCTTTGGGTCATTACGAAAATGGCACACTAACATTAAAAGATGCGACTTTAGGATTTACTAAAACACCAATAGCACAAACAATATATAAGTGGATAAATCCAGATGATAAAGTTTTGCTAGCAGTTGATGCTCCGTTAGGGTGGCCGCAAAACCTAGGCTCAACCCTAACGGAGCACATAGCGGGAGAACCTTTAGAAAGCGATTCAAATAATCTATTTCGAAGAGAAACAGATAAATTCATAAAAAGAAACGTAAACAAACAGCCGCTAGATGTAGGAGCAGATAGAATAGCTAGAACTGCCCATTCTGCTTTGGCAATCATGATGAGTTAA
- a CDS encoding DUF429 domain-containing protein, with product MEVYPSATLSQWDIKSTGYKDKKGEGFRKAIVKELSRYIDISLSKELLIKEDDVLDSAICLLAAKDFLEGKVFYPEDIELAKKEGWIWVRK from the coding sequence ATAGAGGTATACCCTTCAGCTACATTAAGCCAATGGGACATTAAAAGTACAGGCTATAAAGATAAAAAGGGAGAGGGTTTTAGAAAAGCTATTGTTAAAGAACTTTCCAGATATATTGATATCTCCTTAAGTAAAGAACTGCTAATAAAAGAAGATGACGTGCTTGATAGCGCAATATGTCTATTAGCTGCAAAGGACTTTTTAGAAGGTAAAGTGTTTTATCCTGAAGATATAGAACTAGCGAAAAAAGAAGGGTGGATATGGGTTAGAAAATAA
- a CDS encoding ABC transporter permease → MGDVVELSFLQMIAAYVFVVILLLIVRARGISREKEILVSSIRMTIQLILVGYILVYLLDNKNPFYTIMVIVIMEAFAIHNIFKRTKEQISTPLKKTIAASMVIGTLSSLLYFLFIVINISPWYDPQYFIPIAGMLIGNSMTGISLGVTRLVDGMTKQKHMVESALMLGATPKMASKDIVDKAFDSAILPTINSMVGMGIVFLPGMMTGQILSGVSPVLSIKYQIAIMLGIVGSVSLTVILFLHFGYKTFFNDSSQMLVD, encoded by the coding sequence ATGGGTGATGTTGTAGAGCTTTCATTTTTGCAGATGATAGCTGCTTATGTTTTTGTTGTTATTTTGTTGCTTATCGTTAGAGCCAGGGGAATTTCAAGGGAAAAAGAAATCCTTGTTTCATCAATTAGAATGACAATACAGCTCATACTTGTTGGGTATATTCTTGTTTATTTATTGGATAATAAAAACCCTTTTTATACAATAATGGTAATAGTTATTATGGAGGCATTTGCAATTCATAACATATTTAAAAGAACCAAAGAGCAAATTTCCACCCCTCTCAAAAAAACTATAGCCGCTTCAATGGTAATAGGAACTTTGTCTAGTCTATTATATTTTTTATTTATAGTAATCAACATCTCTCCTTGGTATGATCCACAGTATTTTATTCCCATTGCAGGAATGTTAATAGGAAATTCTATGACTGGTATTTCTTTAGGTGTAACAAGGCTTGTGGACGGTATGACCAAACAAAAGCATATGGTGGAATCTGCCTTAATGCTTGGCGCTACACCAAAGATGGCTTCTAAAGATATTGTGGATAAAGCCTTTGATTCGGCTATCTTACCAACGATAAACTCTATGGTGGGTATGGGTATTGTTTTTTTGCCTGGGATGATGACTGGGCAAATTTTGTCAGGTGTTTCGCCGGTACTGTCAATAAAGTATCAAATTGCTATTATGTTGGGGATAGTGGGAAGTGTTTCGCTAACCGTTATATTGTTTCTACATTTTGGATATAAAACCTTTTTCAATGATAGTAGTCAAATGTTAGTTGATTAA
- a CDS encoding ABC transporter ATP-binding protein, which translates to MFLLNNIKYKKILDINNLEIKEGKITCIVGESGSGKTTLLRMLNKLISCDSGEIFFRNRLIDEIDSVQLRRNVIMLPQEPAIFSGSIKDNLLIGLKFSEKQEAAEGELQKALKTVYLRKMLDDEADKLSGGEKQRLALARVMLMNPEVLLLDEPSSALDEDTELLIIEKLVNYSCSNNKTLVMVTHSKNIARQFANEVIKIKDGTVTSVEEV; encoded by the coding sequence ATGTTTTTACTTAACAATATAAAGTACAAAAAAATCCTTGACATTAACAACTTAGAAATAAAGGAGGGAAAAATTACCTGTATAGTTGGGGAAAGTGGTAGCGGTAAAACCACCCTTTTGCGGATGTTAAATAAACTTATTAGCTGTGACAGTGGAGAAATCTTTTTTAGAAATAGATTAATTGATGAAATTGATTCTGTCCAATTAAGAAGAAATGTAATAATGTTGCCACAAGAACCTGCTATTTTTAGTGGTAGCATTAAGGATAATCTTTTGATTGGGCTTAAATTTTCTGAAAAACAAGAGGCAGCTGAGGGTGAACTACAAAAAGCTTTGAAAACTGTCTACCTTAGGAAAATGCTAGATGATGAGGCTGATAAACTATCTGGTGGAGAAAAACAGAGGTTAGCTTTAGCTAGGGTTATGCTAATGAATCCAGAGGTGCTTTTGCTAGATGAACCTTCTTCAGCCTTAGATGAGGATACTGAGCTGTTAATTATTGAAAAGCTTGTAAATTATTCTTGTAGCAATAACAAAACTCTAGTCATGGTTACCCACTCAAAAAATATTGCCCGTCAATTTGCAAATGAGGTTATTAAGATTAAAGATGGTACAGTAACCAGTGTTGAGGAGGTATAA
- a CDS encoding ABC transporter ATP-binding protein yields the protein MSIIEVENLTKKYEQFTAVESINFKVKEGEIFGLLGPNGAGKTTTINMLIGLAKITKGDIKIVGIECAKNLSKIQEKIGIIPDESNLYPEMTGVENLSFCGALYGMNKKEREEKALQLLEQVGLSHVAEKPFKAYSKGMKRRLTIAAGIIHGPEILFLDEPTSGIDVESARQIRKLLTLLNRNGTTIFLTTHYIEEAERLCDRIAFIVEGKIVKIDSTVNLMEKAQQEKVVQFYVENSKIDLQSVLEKKFPNYRYKLIDSKTIRVYSKEKIDLLPFIELFKKHSAVVYEAKLVKPSLEEVFVQITGIETNKMKKEGGR from the coding sequence ATGAGTATTATTGAAGTTGAAAATTTAACAAAAAAGTATGAGCAATTTACAGCTGTTGAGTCAATTAACTTTAAAGTTAAGGAAGGGGAAATATTTGGGCTTTTGGGTCCAAATGGTGCGGGAAAAACAACCACTATTAACATGTTAATAGGTTTAGCTAAAATTACCAAAGGTGATATCAAAATAGTTGGAATTGAATGTGCTAAAAATCTAAGTAAAATCCAAGAAAAGATAGGGATTATTCCAGATGAGAGTAATTTGTACCCTGAGATGACAGGGGTAGAAAACCTAAGTTTTTGTGGCGCCTTATATGGAATGAACAAAAAAGAAAGAGAGGAAAAAGCTTTACAATTGTTGGAGCAAGTAGGATTATCTCATGTTGCTGAGAAGCCTTTTAAAGCGTACTCCAAAGGTATGAAAAGGAGGTTGACAATTGCCGCCGGCATTATCCATGGTCCTGAAATTTTGTTTTTAGATGAACCAACTTCTGGAATTGATGTCGAAAGTGCTAGACAAATAAGAAAGTTATTAACTTTACTTAATAGAAATGGAACAACTATATTTTTAACTACCCATTATATCGAAGAAGCGGAAAGACTATGCGATAGAATTGCGTTTATCGTAGAAGGGAAAATTGTAAAAATTGATTCTACTGTTAACTTGATGGAAAAGGCACAACAAGAAAAAGTAGTGCAGTTTTATGTTGAAAATAGCAAGATAGATCTCCAGAGTGTTTTGGAGAAAAAGTTTCCTAATTACAGGTATAAATTAATAGACAGCAAAACTATAAGGGTTTATTCAAAAGAAAAAATAGACCTTTTACCGTTTATCGAATTATTTAAAAAGCATTCAGCGGTGGTATACGAAGCTAAGCTTGTAAAGCCATCCTTAGAAGAAGTATTTGTTCAAATAACTGGCATAGAAACGAACAAAATGAAAAAGGAGGGTGGTAGGTAA
- a CDS encoding ABC transporter permease, protein MNAKIAFWNILMKDMKNYYFKPPNISWGIIFPVAWTLMFFIRSETSMGIRDILPGVICMSILFGTTSMLAVTITFERKSRSFERLLLAPIDLNLLMLAKTTGAILFGILNAIFPIIFASFLTDLSDINWVAAMGSIFFIAVTSTFMGLFIAVSVSEVFEAQTFSNFFRFPMLFLCGLFIPVEQLPMFIRPISYILPLTYGADILKTAINQDGHLLLSLNFLMLLFFSVLLFLFSTRNIKNKWIH, encoded by the coding sequence ATGAACGCAAAAATTGCATTTTGGAATATTTTAATGAAGGACATGAAAAACTACTACTTTAAGCCTCCTAATATTAGCTGGGGCATTATTTTTCCTGTTGCCTGGACACTTATGTTTTTTATTAGGTCAGAAACTAGTATGGGTATTAGAGATATTTTGCCTGGAGTTATATGTATGTCTATTCTTTTTGGTACTACATCGATGTTAGCAGTAACAATAACTTTTGAGAGAAAAAGTCGTTCTTTTGAAAGACTTCTTTTAGCTCCTATAGATTTAAATTTATTAATGTTGGCAAAAACAACTGGAGCTATTCTTTTTGGGATACTAAATGCTATTTTCCCAATTATATTTGCGTCATTTTTAACTGACCTGTCCGACATCAACTGGGTTGCAGCTATGGGTAGTATCTTTTTTATCGCGGTTACCTCAACATTTATGGGGTTATTTATTGCAGTCTCAGTTAGCGAAGTTTTTGAAGCCCAAACATTTTCAAACTTTTTTAGATTTCCTATGCTATTTTTATGTGGGTTATTTATTCCAGTAGAACAATTGCCTATGTTTATTAGGCCGATCTCTTATATATTACCCTTAACCTATGGTGCAGATATTTTAAAAACAGCGATAAACCAGGATGGTCATCTTTTATTATCATTAAACTTTTTAATGCTGCTGTTTTTTAGTGTATTGTTGTTTTTATTTAGCACTAGAAATATTAAAAATAAGTGGATTCACTAG
- a CDS encoding Na+/H+ antiporter NhaC family protein — translation MSMYKEISFLEIIIVFAVTITGIGMGIVLFETALIGLILGIFVSGVICSRNGYQISQLWQMIKMGTSNAKGILMIMSLIGMLSASWMLSGTIAAMMNIGFDYLTRMNALLAFFIVTTIISLILGTSIGSISVIGISFMEIGTSMGIPPAMIAGAVVSGAYIGDRTSPISSSANLTASITGTNIMENIKVMMTTLWPVVLLCIGFYYWLGREYILTEQSINHINNVQQLLSGYYTIGWYTYLPPILLMGGAIFRFPILYCILIGLISSMGISFFTTDLTIAQMLETLILGYQPENGEISKIISGAGWISMLNVILIILFSTALNGILEHTKMIKPLIDIFSKKIKDAKELVFKTSVLCIGINAITCNQSLSIIIPGKFLKEQYQEKGLTKNELARTIADSGVVTVALLPWNVNALAIVAILGVNTLDYAPYALIPYLLPIATVIYPHVQKPRLTQKEEAA, via the coding sequence ATGTCTATGTATAAGGAAATTAGTTTTCTAGAAATCATTATAGTTTTTGCGGTAACTATTACGGGAATAGGGATGGGAATTGTGCTTTTTGAAACTGCATTGATAGGGTTGATTTTGGGGATTTTTGTGTCGGGGGTTATTTGTAGTCGTAACGGTTATCAAATAAGTCAGCTATGGCAGATGATAAAAATGGGAACATCTAACGCAAAAGGAATTCTTATGATAATGTCTCTTATTGGAATGTTGTCTGCTTCTTGGATGTTGAGTGGAACAATCGCTGCTATGATGAACATAGGTTTTGACTACCTTACTCGAATGAACGCCTTGCTAGCATTTTTTATAGTAACTACTATAATATCACTAATCCTGGGGACATCAATTGGTTCGATTAGTGTTATAGGTATTTCTTTTATGGAAATAGGAACTTCTATGGGTATTCCGCCAGCTATGATTGCAGGGGCTGTGGTATCAGGTGCATACATAGGTGATAGGACATCGCCGATATCAAGTAGCGCCAACTTAACCGCTTCTATAACCGGCACAAATATTATGGAAAACATAAAAGTTATGATGACAACTCTTTGGCCGGTTGTTTTGCTTTGCATAGGATTTTATTATTGGTTAGGCAGAGAGTATATACTGACAGAACAATCTATAAATCACATAAACAACGTCCAGCAGCTTTTAAGTGGTTATTACACAATTGGCTGGTATACTTATTTACCTCCCATACTATTAATGGGGGGTGCTATTTTTCGTTTTCCTATACTCTACTGTATTTTAATAGGACTTATATCCAGTATGGGTATTTCTTTTTTTACTACAGATCTAACTATTGCACAAATGTTAGAAACTTTAATTTTAGGATATCAGCCTGAAAATGGTGAGATAAGTAAGATTATTTCTGGAGCGGGCTGGATTTCTATGCTAAATGTTATTTTAATTATTTTATTTTCAACAGCTTTGAATGGTATTTTAGAACATACTAAAATGATAAAACCTTTGATTGATATTTTTTCTAAAAAAATAAAAGATGCAAAAGAACTGGTCTTTAAAACGTCCGTCCTTTGCATAGGAATTAATGCTATAACCTGTAATCAAAGTTTATCGATAATAATCCCTGGTAAATTTCTAAAAGAACAATATCAGGAAAAGGGGCTTACTAAAAATGAACTAGCAAGAACTATCGCTGACAGCGGTGTAGTGACTGTAGCTTTGTTGCCGTGGAATGTTAATGCTTTAGCTATTGTAGCAATACTTGGTGTAAATACCTTAGACTATGCTCCATATGCTTTGATTCCATACCTATTGCCCATAGCAACAGTAATATACCCACACGTACAAAAACCTAGGCTAACTCAAAAAGAAGAGGCAGCATAG
- a CDS encoding response regulator — MRNLTVLQKIKVLYIEDEPITQREVSKFLKPQVGKLITASNGLEGIKSFFHHEPDIIITDLIMGDMNGIEMMKNLRNEGVYCPLIITSSLSDSETILKTVDLKIEKFLIKPINLDSLINTLESLAIDIVEKRENIVVVNKDFILDEAKKAELELKIRNLYSKYLKDVTGKGANLVNVFINGKEIEILLKQPLTRLEESLLNTNAGSNYKLVEIIRRTIYEDTIDDFLTKVSLLIDRKVGIKKIDVYPKERIERILIEIR; from the coding sequence ATGAGAAATCTAACTGTATTACAAAAAATAAAGGTTCTTTATATCGAAGATGAACCGATTACCCAGAGGGAAGTAAGTAAGTTTCTTAAGCCTCAAGTTGGAAAGCTGATTACCGCTTCCAATGGTCTTGAGGGCATCAAAAGTTTTTTTCACCATGAGCCCGATATTATTATTACTGATTTAATAATGGGGGATATGAACGGGATTGAAATGATGAAAAATCTACGAAATGAGGGGGTATATTGTCCATTAATAATTACCTCTTCCCTTTCCGACTCGGAAACCATTCTAAAAACCGTTGATTTAAAGATTGAAAAGTTTTTAATAAAGCCTATAAACCTTGATTCTTTAATTAACACCTTAGAGTCCCTAGCCATCGATATTGTAGAAAAAAGAGAAAACATTGTTGTAGTCAACAAAGATTTCATTTTAGATGAAGCAAAAAAAGCAGAATTAGAGTTAAAAATTAGAAATTTATACTCTAAATATCTAAAAGATGTGACTGGAAAAGGAGCAAATTTGGTTAATGTTTTTATCAACGGTAAAGAAATTGAAATTCTTTTAAAGCAGCCGTTAACACGATTAGAAGAAAGTTTATTAAATACAAACGCTGGTTCAAACTATAAGCTAGTAGAAATTATTAGAAGAACAATTTATGAAGATACCATTGACGATTTTTTAACCAAAGTGAGCTTGTTAATAGACAGAAAGGTGGGCATAAAAAAAATTGATGTATACCCTAAAGAACGAATCGAAAGAATTTTAATTGAAATTAGATAA
- a CDS encoding DUF2752 domain-containing protein — protein sequence MLDLWPRSLLKIIPVDEKRYFCYVMTAICLALTGILYNSLLWQQSYILSRGHFFISELREIVHYGRCPLCGGTRSFLSFLSGDILMALHYNMFGLLLFAIIYFLLPFRIAIVLGVDNLLLKKVRTVDVWVEKHFLYLLFVIFSLQWALDYMGILVWKA from the coding sequence GTGCTTGATTTATGGCCTAGGTCCTTACTAAAAATTATTCCTGTAGATGAGAAAAGGTACTTTTGTTATGTTATGACTGCTATATGTTTAGCTCTGACAGGTATCCTTTATAACTCTCTTTTGTGGCAACAAAGTTATATTCTTTCAAGAGGGCACTTTTTTATTTCTGAACTAAGAGAGATTGTACATTATGGTAGATGCCCCCTTTGTGGTGGAACTAGATCCTTTTTAAGTTTTTTATCAGGGGATATCTTAATGGCATTACATTATAATATGTTTGGCTTATTACTTTTTGCAATTATATATTTTTTATTACCCTTTAGAATTGCTATAGTGTTAGGGGTAGATAATTTATTATTAAAAAAAGTCAGAACAGTAGATGTTTGGGTTGAAAAACACTTTTTATACTTGCTTTTTGTAATATTTTCATTGCAATGGGCATTAGATTATATGGGGATATTGGTTTGGAAAGCTTAA
- a CDS encoding SDR family oxidoreductase, with translation MDNKVVVITGATSGIGFEMAKELCTQGFKVVLACRNLDQGLKVQEEFNNLYAKVDVDVMEINLASFSSIKRFAKKFRTKYNKLHVLINNAGVFCDTAKKTEDGFEMTMGVNYLGTFFLTELLLPIIIKTADARIVNITSKSAFYGKLKVDDNMFYSNVYGFKAYYASKLAQIFYTIDLSERLKDKGVTVNAACPGRVATKIWNGKTLMMKFLSPIITKKGSSPKEGASTGIFLATSPRVKDITGKMFFEKKVIDYSEVCLDNTIRREVVKLSYKVVKKYEENLSAG, from the coding sequence TTGGATAATAAAGTAGTTGTGATAACTGGTGCAACCAGTGGTATTGGGTTTGAAATGGCTAAAGAGTTGTGTACTCAAGGCTTTAAAGTTGTGCTTGCTTGTAGAAACTTAGATCAGGGTTTAAAGGTCCAGGAAGAATTTAATAATCTATATGCCAAGGTAGATGTTGATGTTATGGAAATTAATTTGGCATCTTTTAGTTCTATTAAACGCTTTGCAAAAAAGTTTAGAACTAAATATAATAAACTCCATGTCCTAATTAACAATGCTGGAGTTTTTTGTGATACAGCAAAAAAAACAGAAGATGGGTTTGAAATGACTATGGGGGTAAATTATCTAGGCACTTTTTTTCTTACTGAACTACTTTTGCCTATTATTATCAAAACTGCAGATGCACGTATAGTTAATATAACTTCGAAGTCTGCCTTTTATGGAAAATTAAAAGTAGATGATAATATGTTTTATAGTAATGTTTATGGGTTTAAGGCCTATTACGCTTCCAAACTTGCACAGATTTTTTATACTATCGACTTGTCTGAAAGGTTAAAAGATAAGGGAGTAACAGTAAATGCTGCATGCCCCGGCAGAGTAGCAACTAAAATTTGGAATGGGAAAACTTTGATGATGAAATTTTTATCACCTATAATTACTAAAAAAGGTTCCTCCCCAAAAGAAGGAGCAAGTACCGGCATTTTTTTGGCAACTTCCCCAAGGGTTAAAGATATAACTGGTAAAATGTTTTTTGAAAAGAAAGTTATAGATTATAGTGAAGTTTGTTTAGATAACACCATTAGAAGAGAAGTAGTTAAGCTTAGTTATAAAGTTGTGAAGAAGTATGAAGAAAACCTATCTGCAGGCTAG